The region ttaaacatggtaacaaatattctctagcagatcggttatacgatggaactggtaggcataggcctattataaattcgggatattaaatatcttcctgacgagacagatctgcgcatgtggtcaaagacgattccttactagccacagaccgtccgctggaattagttgaatcgctatggctgttggtcggacctctcatctctccacatcgattgtgacctatccccgacattgcccttatgaactcacatcctcctgttttattcaatacgctggcgaagttacgtaataatcggattaactaccatagcaataggtgaaaacaatttttgaatataccgcgttatacactgatacgttcaggcggtacctcttcattgaaccatatcatgctgcacctgtaagatctttgaaaagaccagtattgtattcaatctatgattgcagacatacacagtacaggtgatgagtgtaacctgcttgtagcgcagcgcgatatgttcaaaattgttttcacctattgctatggtaattaatccgattaattacgcaacttcaccagcgtataatggccgaataaattctgaccatcacttggcttgttggattcgtctatactacaattcgctgtcgaagtgacgtaataatcgcaataactaccatcaagcagattgcactaatcacccgcgtatgtcaccaaacatagattgaataccactcttttcataaatactaatcttacatggcgagtgattagcatttctttgaagctctttgacaactatggtttaatgcataggtgccacgtgaacgatgaagtgcagggctatatattcgaaattgtattcatcaattgctatggtagttaatccgattaattacgtcacatcgacagcgaatagcctatagtatgggttcaagtggaacaaaaatagtgtatgtccattgcttgctatggtaattaatcatgttagtgtttacatcactacttcggtgaagacaagagaagtgtgccttctctaccaacgcctgtgatataacaggtgcaagcgaaacaaaattgaatgaccagaatagtttcctttgtcagatgaattgattgaagtttttgaagacactctattcttgatgggacaatagattcaaatatggaataattattattcctcatcttttttttttattgaaaaaactgcaattgtggcaacagaacaatatttattttgatttatttcaagtagaaacaaaatcgtgcttaagccaaaaacgcaccctacctcaagaattgggatggcacaaaggtgcaacataggtttttattgcaaagacgaggacagacaagtagttacaatacatttgtctaaccgtgggtttcgctattatttagaataaatgcttttactagtttctataaaaccacaaaattactaaaaaaaactataaaaaaaactaaaaaaaaacgcacctaaaattaaaagtagaaaggtagaattgaagaaagataaaaagaacaagtcaaaaagataaaattaaacgagaatgaaaaaacggaaccggtgcccggaccatgctctcttcagcatgtcttcagttccaaagtctgacgctctatcaattgagctatacgatcctgatatacgaaacagtcgttattatgtcaatacaattgattggtgttacaacatacttagatggaatgcatagccacccagtgccagtatatatttgctcaaactccaaatacaacaagcaaccaattttattgagggcgtttcttaggtatatccttgtagacggggttttacggtattagacTAAAAATTAAACGGAAAATGCATGTCATATAGAAATTGTTATTTaaacgaattgaacaattttaggtcaagttatgaataaaatattagaaaacaccataatttttcactttcatttttttattgctcaaacaaatcgccatttttcttacgtacacatgcccaggatttctaccccctccctccctcttacgtacgctttgtacgtaagtgaaaagggcgaaaattatggacggcccctaaggCCAATTgtaaatacaccaggcacaaaaagaaactcgtcagttatagtcatccttgctgttgaACAACCTGATAAGTTTGTACAGTTGTATAGGTTCATACGTGCAGGTAGTAAACaagaagtaaaaagattaaaactttcaactgcactcatcaggttattttcccaaatatttcgggaccaactggttccttcctcagtgggtaaTGGTGTGTAAGGTGTTGCTGAGATCAGTGTTTTTAGAAGATCTTCGACTAGAGTTGCTAGACGCatcgttcccggaaccaccggtAGGTGGCATCACCCACGACTAAAGCTCTCACGGAACAcattaattactttcatatgcacaaacctggtaatggtcaaaaatggcccAGAAATCTATGATAGAGGCACACCTTTGACATTGTAACCCCTGGAATGCCTTTCTTTGGTTTCAAAAGgattggaaacgctgataaatatacgaaataGCATAAATCTGGGCCAAAAAGTgcatttaacaacaacaaaaaaaccctgtGACGTATCATACACGTCATAGGGCACATATTTTGTGACATCACATGTTTTGTGGCCGACCGCAGAGTTTGATCACGTGACCAATTTggagtataattgaagaccgaattaaaatttCTAGttcgcgtatgacgtcctgtcaaaaCAGACCAAAATGGTGAAAAAACAGACCAaaaccttggtctggggcggacattttaaaaatgaatttagaagagcagcaacggcatcacttgcattacattccagatgttaaatctacatcatatgcaaaatttgaggaaattcgcacgagtccgttttattttagggccatttgtctataactggtctttacatgtagccctatggagagagtgcccgttgagggcgctataaccccattttaggaacaaaatgtgatttaaaaaaaacggactcgtgcgaattttctaaaattttcagagtatgtagtatgaacatgtagaaatataatcaagtagttgccctacctgctctcctccgaaaaaataaaaagtcctatacctcaatgataatgaaacctaggtgcagctaccaatcacgtcgcgcctttgctctGATGTCAGACGCGgggtcagacgcaaactagtctttttaattcggtcttcaattatatcttCCGTCATCTTCGCAAGCCCGCGACACTCCGGAGCTAGTTTGAgcacagaaaatgtgactcttgtTAATTATGTGGTCTAACACTCGTCGCTTATACAGTCTGGCTCGAGACTAGGCAAATGTGACTCTTGCACTGTTTTCACGTCgataggccgtctgcacgttatacaagtgtcgcttctctatcttaTTTTTCTCGGGTCTTCGTCTTCACCACATGACCAATCGTAGctaaagtgggtaagtgcaaaatATGCTATTTTCTCTtcaaattgataccaaatttgaccgATTTAAAGTAATTCTGTACATgagaaaatgttgatttctaacgcAAAGTACACCCAAATATCGGAACATTTCGGGTCATTCATTTACACCGTACACGGTACACATGGTCATGGACATGGTACAGTATAAATACGCATACATCTGGTGCAGAATTCTGATCTTCACGAAAATCCGATAAGTAAGCTTAAATTATACAATGCACAGTatccgcttgctacggccctgggtgAGAGGATGCATTCCCTGTATGGGCAATGCATCCTCTCACCACCATAATTCTTCATCAACAACAGTCTAGTCATTTCTCCAACCACAGGAACATAACACAAAATTATGTGAAACATCAAAACAGTTCAAGACACGTACCGGTACATTAAAATCCTTTCAGCATGCCTTCAACAAACACTGCAGGTAGCCAAACTAATTGTACCTGATTATTTTGCTAACACCTTCACCTTTTATTGTCCAACACTATCATTAACCTGTAACCCATACCCCAAATCTTCATATCAGAATGATGTTTTATAGGCCTatggatttcatttcatttcattcttctatacatgtacaggtagcccccttcatctggccagacgcaaTACATGGCATATATCTCTAGTTCGAACAACTCTGGTTGGTTTCATTGATTTCAGCAAGATGTTGTACATTGGAGATAGTTCGTACCCCATGTCACTCTTATATTGCATGAACAACACCAAGATTGCCTTGTTGAATTACGCGGTCGTCTACCCGAGTAGATCGTTAATAGGGTAATTGAATCCACAAAGTCGTCACAGTTACATGAACATGAACAGTCAAAAGCTAGACAGGTAAACAAATTTCGCAATTTAAAAAATCCGCTCCAATGGGAAAATCGCAAGGGCATTAATGGAAACTGGAGAGACCGTGATTGAAACACTGTGACGTGACTGATACCAACAAGGACAAGTGGGAATCAATTCTTCATCTCGCGATTTGAGCCAGGACGAAAGATCATTACTTGAAAAGGGATTGAGTTTTGCTGTTTCACCCACCGAGCTCCCTGTTCATGATTATATAGCGGCTTGTGATTCTGCCTGTCAACAACTTGGTGATGGGGATGCAGATGAACTTCGAGGTGTCACCCATATTATCAAAACAGCCAAGTTACCAGAGAGTAATTTAACTAAAGAGGAAAGAAAAGCACTTGAGAACTTGTGTAAAGATAACACCATTATAGTGCTCCCCGCTGATAAAGGTCTCGCTTGTTGCGTCATTGATCGCACGGATTATGAATCAAAAGTGGACATATTACTATATAACACCTATTAACGACTATGCAAGGATCTTGCTGAGAAATACAAAAAGGAGCTTTCAGTGACTCTTAATGATCTCAAGTCTTGTGGGGCCATTGACTTTGCTTTAAAAGAGAGGTTGTTTCCAACAGAGTGTGATGTGCCTAAGATATATGGCTTGCCAAGAGTGCACAAAACTGGTGTTCCTCTAAGACCCATCGTTTCCAGAATTGGGTCAGTTAGTTACAACAACTCGAGATTCTTGGCTGACATTCTCAGTTCGGTTGTTGGAAAAACACCTCATCACTAAGCAATCTGTGGATTTTGTGAGCGACCTCAATATTGCCCCCGGACGAATTAATTGTTTCTTACGATGTCACTGCATTGTTTACCAGTGTACCTGTAGACCAACGCAATTGAAGCAATTCGCGTACGCCTAGAGGAGGATACTTCGTGGACGACCAGGACATATTTTAACGCCAAGCAAGTGCTTCGACTGCTAAAGTTTTGTCTAAATACAACTTATTTTGTTTTCCGCGGACaatccttcaaacaaaaacatgGCGCCGCCATATAAAACGGGAGCATTTCAGCGAATTCACAGCTCAGAGCATATCAATTCGCAAAGTGATCACATAAAGTTCACATGTGAAGCGGAGGTGGATGGACAGCTTCCTTTCTTAGATACTTTGGTCAAGCGTTCCAAGGACGGTTCTTTACGGATCAGTGTGTATCGTAAACCTACACACACTAACCAGTACCTCAATTTTAACAGCCACCAACCGCTGGAGCATAAGTGGAGCGTAATCAGGACTTTGTTCCACCGGGCGGATTTCATGGTTACGGACCCATTAGACAGAGAGAAAGAAATCTCTCATGTGCAGTCCGCGCTCCAGAATTGTGGATACGAGCGTTGGACATTTCACAAAGCTCGCAAaccgaaaacaacaacaacttatAACTCTTCTGCGGCAAATGCTAACaccgaatgcaaagctaataTCACCTTGCCATATGTCAAGGAAACCAGTGAGAAACGTCGTCGTGTGTTTCAGGAGTATGGGGTTTTTGCCACCTTTGGACCCCTCACCACGCTGCGTAAGAATCTGGTAGCACTTAAGGACCGTACTGAAAAAGAAGATTAAACAGGAGTTATATACTACATTCAATGCACGGATTGTAACTCTGTTTACATAGGTGAAACCGGAAGGAAACTTAAGTTCAGACTAAAGGAGCATAAGTCAGTTGCTCCAAGTGCCAATTCCCATGTATCCACTCGTACCAAGTCCGGTCACAATATTGACTGGGACGGAGTTATCATTTTGGAAAAGGACAGCAGGAACGACACAAGGAAAATCCGTGAAGCGATCCACATTCGGAGAGACCCGCAGCCCATAATCAACACCTCGCAGGGGTACGAACTATCTCCAGTGTACAACAGCTTTCTGaaatcagtgaaaccaactggcattgttgtattgcacacaagcaccacgggccaattaATAAAGCACACAATATAACAGGCAAAATTGAATTGTTAAAATTGAAACTTTTGAATTTGatgtttgagggtttggaggcgcatatcttggtcaattcttgctcgattgtcacgaacagggtgtgaaatgagaaagcaaagtccaattaacaaaatgtttatttcagaataatccaaaattatcaatttgttgaacagcaaggatgactatactgacgagtttctttttgtgcctggtgtatagttTGACCATCTATGCACAAGAAACACCAGCATCTTCCCGATGTGTACAAAATCCACCCCGCGCCCAAGCACTACGAGTACATTCTATCAACGTATTCTCATTTCCTAAGCATTCAACGTTAGCCAACCAGACAATTCCGCTTCCCTCACCAAAGAAACGCCTAACGAATGCTTGTGGCGCAGCAAATGGCAACCCAAGTTGACGACATACAACTCGAGCATCAACGCTATCCCATCTGTCGTCGCACACCGTTCCCCAAAGTCCACTGTGAAACACTTCCACGCGGCCTTCCAAAGCGTTGCTGCCACCAACCAAACGTATGGAGCCGTCAATAACAGGTGGCTCTGGTAATGCTGAATAAATAGATTGCAAATGAAACGAATTATGTATTATTGATCTCTTCGTAACAGAAGTTGGAAGTGTGGAGTCGTGACTTCTCTTTAgtacgaaggttctctagtccgaaggtgcgctagtccgaaaaccagattaagttcgctaatccgaaggatCTCTAGTCCGAAAATAGAATAaggattagtgttagggtaagggtttagggttagggtttagggttagggagcCTTATTCTTTTTTCGGACTCGAACCCGAAATTCGggctagcgaacctttttcagaattcggactggcgaatggtaaattacgtgttcggactagcgaaccttcgggcTAAGGAGCcgtcggactagggaaccttcggactagagagttgttaCCGTGTGGAGTTCAAGtgcaaaattgaaatatcgtCCCGCTGAATAGCTTTACTGGGACAAAAATAAAGGCTAAAATTTTGGCGTAAATGGCCAGTGAGAATCCATAAAGGTAATTTGCCGGGGGCCGGGAAAGTTAATGGAAAGACATAATAGCACTGGTAATTCTGGAATCTGGAGGAGCCCGAAAAAGAGTTAACATTGCCCCCTTTTGGGGTAATCTATCAGCAAATAAGTAACTGATGGAAGAAAGAATGTAAACAATAGTGTTATTTTTAATTGGGAGGGGCCGAGGGGTGGGGTGGATTCCCCCTAGCCGGAGCTCTGTACAATTTTGCAAACAAAGGGTCAAAATTGCCCATTTTCGGGGTATGTCAGGGAATATCTAATGTAAGAAAGAATGCGCACAGTACACAGTAGGTGTTACTATTTTTATTCGGGAGGGGGAGACCAAAAGCAGGGATTTCCCCAGAGATGGAAATTTCACAAACAAAGGGTCATTATTGCTTCATTTCTTAAAAATAGGTCTGTTGGGTTTTGTAAActggttataaaaataaagtttatTTACTAATTGTTTCATAAATATCTTACGTGTATCAGCGTCATACAGCACAAACACAAATCCAGGATCCACTAAACCAAAGTAGTTTGCACGGAAACTGTTAAAGGTTATCCAAAGTGTGCTGCTTTCTGAACTGACATTCTGTGATATACTCTTCGTATCTAAAGAACCCGTAAATGGTCCGTGAGCGAAGTAGTTGCGCTCATAACCAAACGCGACATAGTCAAATCTTGTTTGCACAAGAAACTTGTCAACAAGaacatgtatgtatcttccaCTTGCTACGTTAAAAGACCACTGGCAGTAAGCGCTGGTTGGATAGTTAAGGTATTCCAGTGTGTACGTACCACCAATATCAATGAAAATGGTATCGTTTTGTCCGCAATCTGTATTAATACAAAAACCCGACATAAGAAGGTATTTTCTTAACATTTTATAATAATGGGTGTATATGaactatacaatacaatacatgaaTACAATACATAATACAATGGGTGTATATGAGCTATACaatctatataataattatactggtagtctgtgactctgtctgtctgtgactctgtctgtgactctgtctgtccgcctattttctcggagactaggggtcgcacgttcctcaaacttggtgggtgggtgcagcttgaccccagacagaacaagtttgtattggttagtgggtcaaggtcacctgaggtcatccaggggtcaaattagtaaaactgtttttctcagagactgggggtcgcacattcctcaaacttgacgggtgggtgcgtcttgacctgggacagaacaagtttgtattggttggtGGGTGGGAATATCCCCTTAGACACCACAAACCCATATTTCGCACACCTTGTGCCCCCCCCAACCACGATCAACTTCGGATTGACGCCCTTGTCTTGAGGTAGATATTTCCGTATGTAGCTAGGTTTAGCACGTTCCCTCGGTGACCCTCCCCAATAAAAGTCGGGGGGAAAGTCTTATAATTGGCCCCATCCAGCCGTTTAAGGCGTTTTAgctcggctaactccaatcagGCCGGAATTAGCAAAGCCAGGCCACACAATcgtcctcgctttcagttttccgcttCGCTAATTCCGGCCTGATTGTAGTTAGCCGAACCAAAACCATTACCGGCATGTGTCCACACGCTCGTATTATAATCACAAACATAGTTTCAGTTTCAATTTTGTTAGAAAATACATAGCTTACTTGCACAATTCTGCTCATCATAATTATTTACACAGTCTGATTCGCCATTGCATCGTTTTTCTGCTGGAATACATTGAGTATCATCACTACACTTAAAGTTTGGTTCCTCACCTAAAAAAGTAAAAGCTGATTTACATACGGTCGCTAAGCGATTGACTGTTCTCCAATGAATTACAGAGCTTTCCTAAGACAACCGAAAGTGCTTGACTTcatctcatcatgttcattgGTTACAAATTAATCGCTCAAATAATGCGTGGAATTACCAACATGATTACAGTAAAAACATGGCTACTAAAGACAACTACTAAGATAAtaatgaagtttaaaaaaaagatatAACAACATTCAGTGTTAAAAACAATAAGGAATTGGGATCTTCTCCACTGCTATTAATTAAAGTACAGATGTTACGTAATGTTAGCTTAGACTACCCTTTACATACTGTACACGGTCAATACAAATTAATTCAAATAACTTGTCTCAGCGGCCTCAGATTTGACAAAGCTTGTTTAGCATATTTAGCAATATCTATGTCCTGGGTTCCATCATCCTTAATTACACATTGCTCTTTCAAACGTGTTTCATATTCAACCCATGGATACATTATGTATAATCAGTTTCGGAATATCCCCCATCAGGGGTAAGTTCtctggtttttttttacataaaacggACGATATTTTACCAAATCCATTTTAACCCCTTTAAACAACTTGCTCAGTCGTTTTTATCTATTAAAATTCTCAGATTTTGTAACAATTACCACAAATATAGCACCTAAAGCCTTGGTTTTTACCAGGTATATTAGTTTATTAAAGTGCATTACAATCGTGTCAAAATCAGAATTATAAAAATGAGGGCGTCCTCCTGAGCAAATATTGATTCCAAGTTACTTACATGTACACTTTCTTTCATCACTCCCATCTAAACAGTGTGTTGTGTGATCACATACGTCATATAAGTTGAGACATTCCCCACTTCCGCACTGGAACTTGTCATCTCCATAACCTGTTTGTTCCATTAAAAAGATAAACAACATACTcgctgaatagattcatcaggtttgtagatatacattAAGATAAATTTcttgtaaacaaaaccaaatattttactcactatggtttcgcctatcatggtcgacagGCATCATAAGAATGATGTTataaaataacaatttatttataacataataataaagatagattcaatgaatgaatgaatgaatgaatgaatgttggTAGATCCTTAATAGTATTCCTTACTTCTGGCAAACCCGAAAACAATCAGCGAGTGAACAAATCTAAGTGAGCCTACCACGGACAATGACGGAGTACAACAATTGGGACAATGCACAAATCCTCAGCAAGGAGTGTAATGCTAATGCCAGATATATCAAGAAATCTATATGGATCAGGATCCAAcgttatgaacagagacgagggggcccactacCTAAGTCACGTGTATTACCCTCTCCTGactgtaaatacaccctctactGTCGGGATACGTCCTACCGGAAAGAAGGATCTACCAACATTCTGATGacgcctatcgaccatgataggcgaaaccgtcaatagtgagtaaaatatttggttttgttcaaaagaaattaatcttaaagataaacaacataatatatcacacaataataGGGCCATTTCTGACCTGTTCCCACAAATCACGGTGCATGTCGGTGCACTACTGTTACGATAAAAGCCTCGATTTATATCATACATCATGTATGCATTGAGCACATCATTTTTACAATcagtttcaaaaaatttcaaaatgtaacGAATGTTGTAAACAATTAAATGCAGCCAATCACTCGTCTCTACGTTGTTACTAAGCAGCTATAAAGATATACACGTCACCAGGCACGTACATGTGTCCGAGAATTAAAATTGAAACCTATTTAGCCCAGTCAAAGTTATAATGTGTGAGCTCGGGGGGTTGGACGGtaccactggggggggggggggcaaagctgcacttttaccataggtaGTTCACATCAcgggctacacaaaaatgcctgatagcaattgaaccggagtagcttttggcgagaaaaggtcattgaattttacacagggtcaaatttcaaagttgctaaaattgtgttaaaaccatttcaataggcctcaatggtactaGACATATTTGCTGTGTTACCTACAACCTtggtgaaaaatgttgccacacctgagcgttaattggccaacatcctgccccgctcccctatt is a window of Amphiura filiformis chromosome 2, Afil_fr2py, whole genome shotgun sequence DNA encoding:
- the LOC140141930 gene encoding uncharacterized protein, encoding MAPPYKTGAFQRIHSSEHINSQSDHIKFTCEAEVDGQLPFLDTLVKRSKDGSLRISVYRKPTHTNQYLNFNSHQPLEHKWSVIRTLFHRADFMVTDPLDREKEISHVQSALQNCGYERWTFHKARKPKTTTTYNSSAANANTECKANITLPYVKETSEKRRRVFQEYGVFATFGPLTTLRKNLVALKDRTEKED